One region of Nycticebus coucang isolate mNycCou1 chromosome 10, mNycCou1.pri, whole genome shotgun sequence genomic DNA includes:
- the CCER2 gene encoding coiled-coil domain-containing glutamate-rich protein 2 isoform X2, producing MPRRGPESALLLLLVPALLGAATAAPLALRPSKEELTRCLAAAVTEVLTPGQAQRGPCMALLHREMCETEPNSCMSPGEKGLLVGDFKKQESGKARSSQEVRDEEEEETTDRTHKSEVQEQAIHEKLHSWLQQKEEEEGEGEEEMKRGPMEIFEDLWQQRLEGGGGLQKRVAEKARDEETAQFEAEKGMQEHDMEQLEHVREELKKTTEILGEQLRREG from the exons ATGCCCCGCCGCGGGCCCGAGTCCgcgttgctgctgctgctggtgccgGCGCTGCTGGGGGCGG CCACCGCGGCTCCCTTGGCGCTCAGACCCTCCAAGGAGGAG CTAACCCGCTGTCTGGCAGCGGCAGTCACAGAGGTGCTGACGCCAGGCCAGGCccagagaggaccctgcatgGCTCTCCTCCACAGAG AAATGTGCGAGACAGAGCCCAATAGCTGCATGTCCCCTGGGGAGAAAGGCCTGCTGGTTGGAGATTTCAAGAAGCAAGAATCTGGGAAGGCCAGGTCCAGCCAGGAGGTGAgggatgaagaagaggaggagacaaCAGACAGGACCCACAAGTCTGAGGTCCAGGAACAAGCCATCCACGAGAAACTCCACAGCTGGCTCCaacagaaggaggaggaggagggggagggggaggaggaaatgaAGAGGGGCCCCATGGAGATCTTTGAGGACCTGTGGCAGCAGCGTCTAGAGGGTGGAGGGGGCCTCCAGAAGCGAGTGGCAGAGAAGGCCAGAGATGAGGAGACAGCTCAGTTCGAGGCAGAGAAGGGCATGCAG GAGCATGACATGGAGCAGTTGGAGCATGTGAGAGAGGAGCTGAAGAAGACCACGGAGATCCTGGGGGAGCAGCTCAGGAGGGAGGGCTGA
- the NFKBIB gene encoding LOW QUALITY PROTEIN: NF-kappa-B inhibitor beta (The sequence of the model RefSeq protein was modified relative to this genomic sequence to represent the inferred CDS: inserted 2 bases in 1 codon), which yields MAGVACLGKTADADEWCDSGLGSLGPDAAAPGGPGLSWAPLVFGYVTEDGDTALHLAVIHQHEPFLDFLLGFSAGTEYLDLQNDLGQTALHLAAILGESSTVEKLYAAGSRLCVAERGGHTALHLACRVGAHACARALLQPRPQRPREALDTYLAQDPDYIPVTDHTPDTDYSPVVLYPESDLEKEEESEEDWKLQLEAENYDGHTPLHVAIIHKDAEMVQLLQEAGADLNKPEPTCGRSPLHLAVEAQAADVLELLLRAGADPAVRMYGGRTPLGSATLRPNPILARLLRAHGAPEPEDEDDKPGPSSSSSDSDSDSRDEGDEYDDIVVHRGQSRNRLPPTPASKPXPDDPGPV from the exons ATGGCTGGGGTCGCGTGCTTGGGAAAAACTGCGGACGCTGATGAATGGTGCGACAGCGGCCTGGGTTCTCTGGGTCCGGACGCAGCGGCCCCCGGGGGACCAGGGCTGTCTTGGGCGCCCCTTGTCTTTGGCTACGTCACTGAGGATGGGGACAC GGCACTGCACTTGGCTGTGATTCATCAGCATGAACCATTCCTAGATTTCCTTTTAGGCTTCTCAGCAGGGACCGAGTACCTGGACCTGCAGAATGACCTAGGCCAG ACAGCTCTGCACCTGGCAGCCATCCTGGGAGAGTCATCTACGGTGGAGAAGTTGTATGCAGCGGGCTCTAGGTTGTGCGTGGCAGAGCGTGGGGGTCACACAGCGCTGCATCTGGCTTGCCGAGTGGGGGCACATGCCTGTGCACGGGCACTGCTCCAGCCCCGCCCCCAGCGGCCCAGGGAAGCCCTTGACACCTACCTGGCTCAGGACCCTGACTACATCCCTGTCACCGACCACACCCCTGATACCGACTACAGCCCTGTTGTCCTGTACCCCGAATCTGacttggagaaggaagaagagagtgaAGAGGACTGGAAGCTGCAGCTGGAAGCTGAAAACTATGATG GCCATACCCCACTCCATGTGGCCATCATCCACAAAGATGCAGAGATGGTCCAGCTACTCCAAGAAGCTGGAGCTGACCTCAACAAACCG GAGCCCACATGTGGCCGGAGCCCCCTGCACTTGGCAGTGGAGGCCCAAGCAGCTGATGTGCTGGAGCTCCTCTTGAGGGCAGGAGCGGACCCTGCTGTCCGCATGTATGGTGGCCGTACCCCACTGGGCAGTGCCACCCTCCGACCCAACCCCATACTTGCCCGCCTCCTACGTGCACATGGAGCCCCTGAGCCCGAGGATGAAGATGacaagcctggccccagcagcAGCAGTAGTGACAGTGACAGCGACAGCAGGGATGAGGGC GATGAATACGACGACATCGTGGTCCACAGAGGGCAGAGCCGAAACCGGTTACCTCCCACTCCAGCCTCAAAACC TCCTGATGACCCTGGCCCTGTctga
- the CCER2 gene encoding coiled-coil domain-containing glutamate-rich protein 2 isoform X1 → MPRRGPESALLLLLVPALLGAATAAPLALRPSKEELTRCLAAAVTEVLTPGQAQRGPCMALLHREMCETEPNSCMSPGEKGLLVGDFKKQESGKARSSQEVRDEEEEETTDRTHKSEVQEQAIHEKLHSWLQQKEEEEGEGEEEMKRGPMEIFEDLWQQRLEGGGGLQKRVAEKARDEETAQFEAEKGMQVLGGGHGLWQGGEGGGGERHEESPHYHHHRHHQPEAEPRQEENEEASEREEHDMEQLEHVREELKKTTEILGEQLRREG, encoded by the exons ATGCCCCGCCGCGGGCCCGAGTCCgcgttgctgctgctgctggtgccgGCGCTGCTGGGGGCGG CCACCGCGGCTCCCTTGGCGCTCAGACCCTCCAAGGAGGAG CTAACCCGCTGTCTGGCAGCGGCAGTCACAGAGGTGCTGACGCCAGGCCAGGCccagagaggaccctgcatgGCTCTCCTCCACAGAG AAATGTGCGAGACAGAGCCCAATAGCTGCATGTCCCCTGGGGAGAAAGGCCTGCTGGTTGGAGATTTCAAGAAGCAAGAATCTGGGAAGGCCAGGTCCAGCCAGGAGGTGAgggatgaagaagaggaggagacaaCAGACAGGACCCACAAGTCTGAGGTCCAGGAACAAGCCATCCACGAGAAACTCCACAGCTGGCTCCaacagaaggaggaggaggagggggagggggaggaggaaatgaAGAGGGGCCCCATGGAGATCTTTGAGGACCTGTGGCAGCAGCGTCTAGAGGGTGGAGGGGGCCTCCAGAAGCGAGTGGCAGAGAAGGCCAGAGATGAGGAGACAGCTCAGTTCGAGGCAGAGAAGGGCATGCAGGTGCTGGGCGGGGGCCACGGTTtgtggcagggaggggaggggggcggaggagAGAGGCATGAGGAGTCCCCGcactaccaccaccaccgccaccaccaaccagaggctgagcccaggcaggaggagaaCGAAGAGGCTTCGGAGAGggag GAGCATGACATGGAGCAGTTGGAGCATGTGAGAGAGGAGCTGAAGAAGACCACGGAGATCCTGGGGGAGCAGCTCAGGAGGGAGGGCTGA